One region of Mesobacillus boroniphilus genomic DNA includes:
- a CDS encoding NADP-dependent oxidoreductase, whose translation MRAMVIDRYGKVPMRLAEMPTPEIGEYEVLAEIHAASINPVDFKIRDGKVKLLVKYKMPLILGNDFSGVVAKVGAKVTRFKVGDEIYARPRKSKIGTFAEYIAIHEDDIALKPKNLSFEEAASIPLVGLTSYQALIDNLQLQKGQKVFIQAGAGGVGTFAIQLAKLMGATVATTASEAGENLVKSLGADEIINYKTEKFEEILTNYDAVFDTLGGEILEKSFEVIKSGGKIVSVSGLPNARFGKEYGSGFFKTLLFSAASHKLTALEKKHNVQYTFLFMKPSGEQLRIIANFIETGKIKPIIDRVFPFENAQEAIEYAESGRTKGKIILKIK comes from the coding sequence ATGAGAGCAATGGTTATTGACAGGTATGGGAAAGTACCAATGCGTTTGGCAGAAATGCCCACACCTGAAATTGGTGAATATGAGGTACTCGCAGAAATTCATGCAGCTAGTATCAATCCTGTTGATTTTAAGATACGCGATGGGAAAGTGAAATTGTTAGTTAAATATAAAATGCCTCTCATCTTAGGGAATGACTTTTCTGGTGTCGTTGCAAAGGTTGGCGCAAAAGTGACTCGTTTCAAAGTTGGTGACGAAATATATGCACGTCCACGTAAAAGTAAAATCGGTACTTTTGCTGAATATATAGCTATTCATGAAGATGACATCGCCTTAAAGCCTAAAAATTTAAGCTTTGAAGAAGCAGCATCGATCCCACTGGTTGGGTTAACTTCCTATCAAGCCCTAATAGACAATTTGCAATTACAAAAGGGACAAAAGGTTTTCATTCAAGCTGGGGCTGGTGGTGTAGGTACCTTTGCTATTCAACTGGCCAAATTAATGGGTGCCACTGTTGCAACGACTGCCAGTGAAGCTGGTGAGAATTTAGTAAAATCACTTGGTGCAGATGAAATTATAAATTACAAGACAGAAAAATTCGAAGAGATACTGACAAACTATGATGCCGTATTTGATACACTTGGGGGCGAGATACTCGAAAAATCATTTGAAGTGATAAAAAGCGGAGGGAAAATTGTTTCCGTTTCGGGATTACCGAATGCTCGTTTTGGCAAAGAATATGGTTCTGGATTTTTTAAAACGCTGTTGTTTTCAGCAGCAAGTCATAAACTTACTGCGCTTGAAAAAAAGCATAATGTTCAATATACATTTTTGTTTATGAAGCCAAGTGGAGAACAATTACGTATAATCGCAAATTTCATTGAGACTGGTAAAATCAAACCTATAATTGATAGAGTTTTTCCTTTTGAAAATGCTCAAGAAGCTATAGAATATGCAGAGTCTGGTAGGACTAAAGGGAAAATAATATTGAAAATCAAATAG
- a CDS encoding ArsR/SmtB family transcription factor, producing MNKQDQLKLIKEDFLNCQKVLLAIGDETRQSILLVLMGTDCQTGLRVGEITEQTHLSRPAVSHHLKVLRDAGVILMRKEGTKNFYYINVRTELGLLRTLVLDIDKFMQNFYSNDGI from the coding sequence ATGAATAAACAGGACCAACTAAAATTGATCAAAGAGGATTTTTTAAATTGTCAAAAAGTACTATTGGCAATTGGTGATGAAACACGTCAATCGATCTTGTTAGTCCTAATGGGGACGGATTGTCAAACAGGATTACGTGTGGGCGAAATCACTGAACAAACACATCTTTCTCGACCTGCTGTATCCCATCACCTTAAGGTTTTACGAGATGCCGGTGTTATTTTAATGCGTAAAGAAGGTACAAAAAACTTTTATTATATTAATGTACGTACAGAATTAGGTTTATTAAGAACGCTTGTGTTAGATATTGATAAGTTCATGCAGAACTTTTATTCAAATGATGGAATATAA